The segment AAGAAGAAGTGCTCAGACGTCTTCATCACCGGCTTGGCACCCGACAGGGCCGAGAACGGGTTGATCAGGTCGGTGGGCGCATACACGGCACCGCAAGACTCGCAGTTGTCGCCGTACTGGTCCTTGGCGTGGCAGCGGGGGCATTCGCCCTTGATGAAACGGTCGGGCAGGAACATGTTCTTCTCGGGGTCGAAAAACTGCTCGATGGTGCGGGTTTCGATGAAGCCAGCGGCCTTCAGGTCCAGATAGATTTGCTTGGACAGCTCGTGGTTTTCCGGGCTGTCGGTGTTGCTCCAGTTGTCGAAAGCGACGTGAAAGCCGTCGAGGTACTGCTTGCGACCGGCGGCAATGTCGGCCACGAACTGCTGGGGCGTCTTGCCGGCTTTTTCGGCGGCAATCATGATGGGCGCGCCGTGGGCGTCATCGGCGCCCACGAAGTTGACCGCGTTGCCCTGCATTCGCTGTGCACGCACCCAGGTGTCGGCCTGGATGTATTCCATGATGTGGCCGATGTGGAAATTGCCGTTGGCGTACGGCAGGGCGGTGGTAACGAAGAGTTTGCGTGCGGTCATGAGGGAGCGGCTTTCACAGAGAGCCTGCCATTCTAAAAGGGCTTGGCTCAACGCTGTGGAAATGGGGTTTGCGGATGATCTTGATGCCAAGGGCTGGCATCAAGAAGAGTTAGATTTTGATAGTTGCTTGTCCTTGATTTCATTAGACTTCAGTATGAAATCCATCTGAACTCTATGAATATCAAGGGCTAGTAGCTTTGATTTAGATAGCGCGAGCTTTCAACAAGCGTATCAGTGCATCAGCGTACCGATGGCCCTTTGTTGCGGTACATGTCTTGATCCGCCATTTTGAGCAAGGTTTGCGAGTCTTGTGCATCGCGCGGGTAAACGGCTTGACCCACGGATGCGCCTACGGTGACTAGCTCGCCTTCGGGCAGGCCTTGCAGCGTGATCAGGGGCTGCTGCAGCGCAAGGTCAATCTTCAGGCGCACGGCCTGAATTTGCTCTTCATCAAAAACGCCGCGCAAGATGATGATGAATTCATCGCCGCCGAGGCGGGCCACCACATCGTCAGGGCGCAGCAGGTTGCGCATGCGCAGCGTAACTTCGGCCAAGGCCAAGTCCCCGTTGTCGTGGCCCCAGCGGTCGTTGAGCGGCTTGAAACGGTTCAAGTCCACAAACAGCAAAGTGAACGGAGCGGCAGTTGCTTGACCGGGTAGAGGGCGGGTGAGCGTGCTCAAAATATGCTGCAGCGCGCTGCGGTTGCTGGCACCTGTCAGCGGGTCGGTGAACAGGCTGTGGCGCATGCGATGAAAGTTTTGGGCCAGCTCGCCAATCTCGTCGCGGCGCTGCACTTCAATCGGAGTATCGATTTCACCTTGACCGACGCGGCGCACAGCGCGGGTGAGCGAGCGCATATCGTTGGCGACGGCGCCAAAAATGCGCGTGCCGATGAAGACCGCCACTATCAGCGCCAGTAGCCCCAGCCCGCCCACCAGCATCATGTGGCGGTAGACGCCGGCCAACATGTCTTTATGCGGCACAGCAATCACGGCGAGCCAGTCTTGACCGGCACCATTGCTCAGGCGGCGGTAGGCGATGCGTATTTTGTTGTGAACGGCGTCTTCAAGCACCCCTGTGTGAGGGCTGTCGTCGGGGATGCTTGCGTGAAAGACACCCTGAATTTTTTCGTAAACAGCCTGAATCAACGGGTCTTGGCTGTTCGCCGCGCTCATTCTTTCCATCTTGCCGTCGGGCTGCAAAAGGATGTTTGCCATGCCGGTCGCGGCAATCAGGGAGCCATCCGCTTCGATGATGAAGGCGCGGCCATGTTCGCTGAGGTGGAGTTTGGCGATAAAGCTGTTGAGGGCTTTGAGTGAGATGTCGGTTGCCACCACGCCTTGAAGTTGGCCTTGGGGCGAGAGAATGCGCTGGGCGCGGGTCAGCACCAGATCTTGCGCGCTGAAGTCGATGTAAACCGGCGTCCAGATGGAGCCTTCGGTCTGTGCGGCCAGCTTGAACCAAGGGCGCTGGCGTGGATCAAAAAGTGTGTTCTCGGTGTATTCGATGACAGGTTCGGCGTTAATACCTGTGAGCTTGTAATAGCTGCGGTGATCGCCGGCCTGCGTTTTAAGTCTTAGCTGCCCTAGCTGTGGCTGCAGGCGCTTGAGGGCAATGCTTTGACCGGCTACGTTGCCGTAATACACATAGTCATTGGGCTGGGTGTGTAGCGAAGTGGCCACCCATAGGCGCGAGATCAGAGACTGAGTATGTGAGCTGATGTCGTCATCAACTGGCTGACCGCTGGGAAAAGCGGCCTCAAGCACGGCGCTTGAACTGTACAAATGCCGGTCCACGATGAGGGCGATGCGCTCGACCTTTTCTTCCATCACCTGCTCGGACAGGGCGGAGACTGTGTTGCTACCTGTCCAATACCAAAGCATACCCAGCGCCGATGTCAGCAGCGCAATAAGCGCCACAAAAGGCAAGATGAGTGAGAGCTTGAGCGATGTGGAGCCGCGAATAGATGAAGTGGGTTTAGTCACTGGTTAGCAAAGGGGACGAGTGATTAAATTGAAACAAAGTGTCTCACACATCATTCGTCGACTCCATGTTTCATTTGGATTGGCCTAGGCGTCATTGCCAGCCAAAGAAGCGGGTCAAGTCTGCACTGCGAGCCAGCGCATCTTTGCGACCCAGAGCCATTAATTCACGGGTATAGCCTTGTTCAAACAGCAAGTAGCTGGCTAATGCGCCATCGCGTTCACTGCCCTCGGCTGCGTGGGTGGCGTTGGCGGCTGCGGCACGCACGCCCAAGGTGGCCAACAGTGTTCGTACAGGTCGGGGCAGCTTGTCGATGTGGCGGCTGGCAATCTCGTCAATGCGCTCGCTGGGGGTGATGGCCAGCACTTCAACAGGGCGCAGCCGGCTGTGAATGCGCTCGGCAGGCGAGATCAGGCTGAGCGTGTGGTTGATGCGCTCGGCGCGTTCAATATCTACGGCCAGCGTATCTAAAAAGATGCTCGACAGCGCGTGGCCTGCCACCTGTGCCAGCGTGGGGTAGTTGGTATCGCCTTGCGGCCCGCTGCTCGGGGGCTCATGCCGCCGGCCAGCGCCCACCACTAGTATCTTGCTGGCACCTAAATGAATGACGGGGGACAAAGGCGCGGTTTGGCGCATGGAGCCATCGCCAAAGTATTCAAGGTGCTCATCAATGGTCAGCGCCATGGCCGGGAAGATGAAGGGCAGAGCCGATGACGCCAAAAGGTGATCAGCAGTGAGTTCTGTTTGCTCAGCCATGCGCTGGTCACGAACCCAAGGGCTGATGGCCTCGCGCGTCTGAAAAAAGGTGATGTGCTGGCCGCTGCTGTAGCTCGATGCGGTGATGGCCAGAGCGTGCAGGTGGCCGCTTTGGATTAGCTGGGGAATGCGCTCAAAGCGCATGAGATCGCTGTTCATCAGCGCTTGCAGGGGGCTGTTGTCCAGCAGGGAGTGGGGGCGCATGTGCTTCCAGCGGGCCAGTGCCCAGCCAAGAGACAGCAAAGTCAGCCAGTGCGCGCCGCTGCGCAGCATGCTCAGGGAGTCGGCTTTGTAGATCTGCTCGGTGTGCATATGACCCCAAACATGGGT is part of the Comamonas sp. Y33R10-2 genome and harbors:
- a CDS encoding patatin-like phospholipase family protein, with the translated sequence MAAEQFSPTFPPSLADVDRQNAMGPASSIGPIGLLLSGGGARAAYQVGVLQAIASLRREQGQQHGPNPFPILAGTSAGAINVAALACNADSFDTAVRRMTHVWGHMHTEQIYKADSLSMLRSGAHWLTLLSLGWALARWKHMRPHSLLDNSPLQALMNSDLMRFERIPQLIQSGHLHALAITASSYSSGQHITFFQTREAISPWVRDQRMAEQTELTADHLLASSALPFIFPAMALTIDEHLEYFGDGSMRQTAPLSPVIHLGASKILVVGAGRRHEPPSSGPQGDTNYPTLAQVAGHALSSIFLDTLAVDIERAERINHTLSLISPAERIHSRLRPVEVLAITPSERIDEIASRHIDKLPRPVRTLLATLGVRAAAANATHAAEGSERDGALASYLLFEQGYTRELMALGRKDALARSADLTRFFGWQ
- a CDS encoding sensor domain-containing diguanylate cyclase → MTKPTSSIRGSTSLKLSLILPFVALIALLTSALGMLWYWTGSNTVSALSEQVMEEKVERIALIVDRHLYSSSAVLEAAFPSGQPVDDDISSHTQSLISRLWVATSLHTQPNDYVYYGNVAGQSIALKRLQPQLGQLRLKTQAGDHRSYYKLTGINAEPVIEYTENTLFDPRQRPWFKLAAQTEGSIWTPVYIDFSAQDLVLTRAQRILSPQGQLQGVVATDISLKALNSFIAKLHLSEHGRAFIIEADGSLIAATGMANILLQPDGKMERMSAANSQDPLIQAVYEKIQGVFHASIPDDSPHTGVLEDAVHNKIRIAYRRLSNGAGQDWLAVIAVPHKDMLAGVYRHMMLVGGLGLLALIVAVFIGTRIFGAVANDMRSLTRAVRRVGQGEIDTPIEVQRRDEIGELAQNFHRMRHSLFTDPLTGASNRSALQHILSTLTRPLPGQATAAPFTLLFVDLNRFKPLNDRWGHDNGDLALAEVTLRMRNLLRPDDVVARLGGDEFIIILRGVFDEEQIQAVRLKIDLALQQPLITLQGLPEGELVTVGASVGQAVYPRDAQDSQTLLKMADQDMYRNKGPSVR